The genome window TGTAGATAAACTAATATCACACCTGCGTATTTTACCCCAAATGTCCATTTGTCCTCTGCCTTTGAGATATTTTTACGTTAAGTGGCGGTTCACGAagtcttttgttttcataccaaaCCGTTTCTCTGCCCCCTGGTGAAATTCCTTTCACTGAAGTTTCAATCTCTTGTAACAGTACCAACCCACGTGCTGGTGAACAATGCGGAAACATATCAGAAGCAACATCGGGCAGGAGAAATGCTAAGTTGTTTATCAAAATCGAAAAAGAGCAGGGACATTGTGAATAATAGTGATACTAAgtggtgttatgtatgactatttaacgttttcatgtactgttagtctgcggacatttgtgaaagcataacaggccctgttatatgtgtacagcgcggaccagatcgaaagcaccttgtccaatgcttcgtttatttcgttggctgttaattctgtgtttaagaatagttgaatccactgggagccaggagagtgtgcgacgctctcgtatcgagtccattatattgatatgagctggtgatgccagtttcgtttgggaggacagatctCTATGCCGGCACcttttgtgtaccacagttgtactgatgtctggtttaagtgaatttctgcggaagtcacgtttattggtgttcggaactttattatgattatacagtgttggctgtgtaatttgtttaacacgctgacctcacctgaccgacaaggtcgtcacggactctaagctgaagttttcagttttgcaaaggacgttcgttcagccacaaggtgacattactcgatgtctctgaacggctcgtttgtgagttactgcgggagctgtgactgttctaaagtggattatgcCTTTAagcctggatttaccctgtgttgtggcgtcattcaaaggcttgactgttccagttctgtgtaacctgtgtactgtgttcgcgttcgctaacctagcgaagtacctgactggcacaatttgtgacttgtgtgaattgtgtgtttatcccatggtttgtatgttggatttcctggaatacgttccttgggatgcaaaggtgaactggaaacttttaaagaccggtaatactgatgtgtatgttttttatgttgttgttgttgaactgtctgtaaaactgtacgtctcattttatatataaagcattgtttacattgtaatattgagtcactgagtctgttttctgttgctgttttcaacaCCGTAACAGTGGGTAGACAAAGATATCCACTAAGTCAACAATGGCCAGAAAACCATATGGTGCATTCCGATGGTGTATAAATGCCACAGGTATTTCCACCGACAAATCATTCTCGTAGAGAACATCACAGAATCAAGATGGTTTCCGGACTGCTCTTCTGTTGCCTTCTAGCCATTACGGCGGGTAAGTTTACCTTTTCAAATTGCTGTAGTAATTTGTCTATTCCGTTGACGTTTCACCTTGTAGCGGCATTCGGGATCATGTCTGTAACCAGAGTTTTGTCGAGGAAATCAAATGGTGTTTAGGGCAAACCCATGTGGCTTGATAGATGTATGACTAACTCACATCATCTAGACAATGCGCTGCAGTGATCGCCCTGGTTGCGCTGATCAGCATAGCTCCGCAAACGGCGTAGCCAGGTATTTGCAGGGAGAGAATGGAGTTAAAAAATCCGTACTGGGAATCAAACCCATTAACGATGTCCTGAACGCCGTGAATCTGGTAAGGCGCTGTGTCATTATCCAGACGGACGGGGTTAGCtgtgaagacaaaatgaaaGTCATGTACAGTATTGTCTCAGTGAGTGATGGTTGTGGAGTCTTGTGTTGTAACAAGTGTTGCCAGGTAAGGAAGCTGCTCATTTTCCATGTATGGTATCGAGCCGAATGTGACTAAATAAAGCATTCGACCCATGAACACCGAGACTCACGTCAGTTGTTAAATTGTTCGAGACACAAAAAGGGTtagatatgaaaaaaatataatatataagacaacaacacagagagtaaaaccagagcattgacaacagtgtgattgttggcaaatggtcacacgtgatagtggtgaaatacggtctcctgtcaatttatctcagttagagttttattctaactgttcatgtatatgcttaaagaGCAGCAACGTAAACAGCCCCTAGAAATATGCCCTAGGGAAATTAGATAAAACAACAGACattgatgttagttgcaattagAGGTCACTggactagaattactcaaattgtTGTATtctaataaattttaatatacaatgGCATTCAagtataaaagaatacagcataaaaacaagagaagcgacgacaatgtgacccatggcaaatggtcacatgtattacgggtgaaatacagccttctgtatattttcttcagttaggattttgttctaacagttcatgtaaatgtgatggtagcaaattacacacttCCTAACACTCTGTCTATACAGAACAAGTGGAATAAATGGAACAAGATATGTTTCCACATTGTAACCAAAACATTgcctttttaatgtttttggcataaaattaacaaacaataaTTAAGTTGTTAAAAAGTGTTCTAAAAAGGATCtcgaaaaacaaatatacagaaaacaagCACACATTTGCAACAGAAGCGGTATCTAGGAAGAAATTCAAAGTCCTCTTGCACTCAGACCCCTCGAGCAATAAATGAACCGTTTTAAATTATAGATTGATCAGAAAAGATACTGTATGGGCTCAGTGTGGATCGTCCAGTACTTGATGAAGGAGGTCCCGGGTTCGAAACTCCAGTCAGCTGGTTTAGTCTATGATTTTTGTGCCACAAGGTTAGTCATACATCTTTTAAGCCACATGGGTTTGCCCTAAACACCATTTGATTTCCTCGACAAAATTCTGGTTACAGACATGATCCCGAATGCCGTATGATTCGTACTCCAATGGAGGTGTGTTAATATAACTGGTGACCCGTCAAGTTGACCAAATCGTCATTCTGGTGAAATTTGACAATCGttcaaaaaaaaagcaaagcaaATGTCAACCAGAACTGCATGGTCACAAAGGTAGTTCACATCGCATATGTAGGCACGCGACTGTCAGTTCGTCCAGGCGTGGAGGTCCCTGCAGTCCCGGGTCAACTGCTCTCTTCTCAACAGCTGCCAGGGTAGAATGAAAATACGTAGGGATAAAGACTAGTTAATTGacagatttattgattgattgactgattgattggttgattgattcattcgtTAATTGGTAGGTTAGATTGTTGGGTGGTTTGTTCATCGACTGATTAATCCATTGATTGTGGATTAGTTTCTGTGTTGTTTAGTTGGAGGGCTGGTTGCTTGAATGATTTACTGATTGTGTAGATCAGTTGGGATTGATTCATCGGTGTTTGAGTAAAAAAGCAACAATTGTGCTTGTTGTAACTGACTTTTTGAACTACACATGAAACTATATATGAAACTTTTTGAAACTTAACGGAAAGAAAAAGCGAACAAAGCTTATgtagaaaaaacatttaaagctGTATCTGAAACACCCTTTACTGTTTAGTTAGATTTCTTCACTGAAGTAAGTGCAAGCAGATATTTTGGTTGTAAGGTGGGTATTATGGGCAATACGGATAAAGTCGACAATAACATCACACCGACTTTTTTTCTGGCTCTGAAACATGCATGCCAGATTCAGTTTCATGTACAAGAACACATTTTAGAAGTAAAGTTAACGAAAAGTTAACTAAAGTTAGTTATTTTCGTTATAAGTAAAGTTAGCGGAAAGTTAATTATTCATCATTATATGCTGGGCAGATGTTATGTGACGTAGCTGACAGCAGATGACAATCAAACTATTTGACTTCATTTAATCTAGTGAAAACAGAATCTACACAATATGCTTACAGATATTTAGATGCAGATTTGTTGTTCTTTCTACGGGTACCTAcctgttttatatgtatattacatgacAAGGGACGTAAATGACTTTACCACACTACATGAAACATTTCAGAGACTGTTAATACGATGGGTAAACATTTCAGCAACTGTTGCACAGACTCTTACATATTTTGGAAAAAGCAATCAGAGATCGTGAAGCACACAACAAATCGTGGAACGAACCTAAGTACAAAAGTCAGTTAATTATGAAAACGACTCACCCGTCTCCTTGACATCGAACCAATGAGCTGGAACTCCGTCGCAAAACTTGCTCAAAATGGGCCCCAATTCTGATGACGTCATATTGCGGAGCTGTGCTTCACCTTGCTTTAATGGTTGAAGGTCGAGTGTTTTGCCCTAACAGAGATGAAATGCATGTAGTAAAGACTCTTCCTACTGCTTAGTTGATTATGCGTATActcaaattaaaagaaaaataaaaaaaaaattttagcgTGCCACAATAGCAAGTTTGTAAATCATAATATGTCTCACTTTGCTAATTAGACATGTCACATTTTAATCGCCGTTATTACTGTAGTCTTTCATTTGTCTCAATTTGCAGTTTCGCGTGATCTTGTGTTATAAGTTTACAATACGTATTCTGACCCTAAGCTATTCACTACTACGATAAAACAACAAGTTTATTGTTAAGAAAAAGCAAAGTTGAGATATTTTTTCTGACTATCGtctgttttacgtcgtgctcactTGTACACCGGCGACCAGCTTTATGGTTGGGGGAAACGCAtggcctttccacgtacgacctaagaggaagccagcatgagctgggcttgcactcacagagaccgcattggtgagaggcttttagTCATTGaactgcgctagcacgctaaactCCTCGGCCACGAAGACCCAAATTTCTTGCACGCAACGCAACATTGCAGAAGTAAATAAATCGATTATACTATACTTAGTCCTCAATGTTTGGCAAAATAGACCCTGAAGATAGAGGCCAATAGGCTGACATACTCGTCTGTCTTCCAACATCTGCTTGACGGACCGGAAATCCGGGATTTTCACCTTGGTAACCAAGCACATGCCCCTTCCAAAGTCTCTCAGCGCCACGTAACCCTAGTTGGACAGAAAACGCACCACCTTATATCAGAGCTAAGCCGTAAACACGGCCCCGAAAGTAAGaggtcatattttatacatatgtactggttgaaggatttcactattTACGTAAATCACACCAGGATTCGAACTCAAGTGTCAGAAGCCGAAGTACAGCGCTCTGTCAAGTGAGCTAAAAGGGAATTTCCACAAGCTGCTGGTAGTATAAGCACAAACAAGCTGCTCCCGTTACATATATTCCGTTActtattatataggcctactcccGTTACTTATTCACGTTAAATGACATTCTTTTCTGTTCACtataaaaattcatatttagcCCATACATGCGTCATTCATATAACCGTTCAACTTTTAGCTGAGTCATTATACGGCGTCGCCCGATGTGATAAAGGGTTTCTGACCATCAGCCTGCGCACTAATTCAGCTTGGCAGGGTTTAAATTTCATATACCCCTTGTGGGCATGGCCTGCAGCTCTGACAAGTGTTATGTTCACATTTTAACCTGCCTGAtcagtgtatatgtaggtatgtggCTGTAGGAAGCTGGACACTAAGCCGATATATCATTTTTGTGCTGCCTCAGAGAAAGGCCATACCAAAGACGTCAGACACTAAACACAGTATATACTGAATCCAGATGGAACCAGACGATTGCAGATGTTAAAAACTGGTAAATGCCCCAATATGGTATTGAACGCTTGTTTCCAGCGGGAGCGTTGATGAAGCGGCTAACACAGTGCAGTGAATATTGTGTGCGGTGAATACTGTGTGCGGTGAATGTTAATACAGGTACTCACAAGTTTGAAGTCGTGAAGGGCCATAGAGTTCTCCTCGTGAATCCTGTAAGCCTCCGCCGACACCATGAGAATCgttttttctttgtcattaaTCAAAACCGACTCGTGGATGTCCACATCTCCGGCATTACGGACCCAAGATATCCACTGAGATATATGGAGTTCATGAAAACGATTTCTAAACGTCATTTTTCaactttgttacattttaagTAGAACATTAAATTCAATCTTCATTTACAAATTCTGTGAaactaattatgaaaatattgcGTTACAGCGCCATAGAAAGTTTTCTTGCGATATTTGaactggaacgtccattttggttaacggctgatatatgaatgtttgGTTTGAGGCAAAgcacaaaaatattacactgaTTTGCGaggtagataaaaaaaatacaccggAATTATACATTAACATCATTTACGAACACAAAATATTCAACATCGTTTTCTTACCTCGGGTTTCTCtgctttgttttgttgaagGTAGAATATGACACCAAAGACGATGGAGCCAAGGACCAGTGCCGTGGAGAGTGAAGCAATCGCGGCTATAAGCACTGGACGCCTTCTCTCTCCTCTACTGGGTAGGTTTCCTTCCGGATATGTCTGGAAGAATAGTATGTTGTTCGTGCTTtactatttgttttattttgtcatattcttCTTTTGGCACTTAATACTGCATGGATGGAGAGTTGAAAATTTGACACCAAATCCTAAGAAAAAGTCCAAAAGGTACACCTTATTGCAAACTACATAACATCCAGGAATCCATTATGAACAATCCCTTCCTCTCCGGGCGaacgcgggaaggtctgacagcagcttgtggatggttgtagaTTTCCCCCGgattctgccctgtttcctcccaccatactgctggtcgtcgtcgtataattgaaattttTGTTTAGTAACCTTTTaatcatcaaacaaataaataaataacttagcCATTACAATGACATGCGCTCTGTGCTTCCCACGCGCTGTATACTGAGGCCTAGTTTTACAGCATATCTATTGTTGCGATACCATCTCTGACGTGGAAGCAAAACTTCATGTCAAAAAGAGggaaaatggaaaatgaaacATTGCGTTCAACAGCATTAAGTTAAAACTCAAATGATATAcacaaaaaactaaataaatgttaatgccAACAGTTTAGAAAGTCTCTCCACGTATTGATTGTTTGCAGCctgtaaaataattttagattaaaacattttaaatgtttctgttgTGGAATACAACACCATCAATGTtgatttgacatacatgtaagataaacTAGTCAGATGACatcattttgtaaacatttgtaacGTGGTAAATTTGTAAGAATATGATCTTAGctcaggttttattctaactgttcaagtagAAGATGAAATGGTAGCAACTCACACATCCCAATTTATCAGATGTCACTAGAGTACAATCCCGCAAAATGCTATGTTTTTATCATACTTACAAACAATTACATTACAAAAAAACACTACAAAGGGACCAAGCACGCGGACTCTTTATCCGCCAATAGGGAAACTTACCAATTTACAGAAATCGGACTCTTGTGCCATTTTCGTTCCGGTCATGTTGACGAATATAAAGCAGCTGCCGGTTTATTTAGCTGAGAGGAAGTTTAGGCAGGTTGGACATCGGTGCAGAACTGGCTAATAGAACACATTCCGTTTTTATACAAGTCCTCATGTTGTGTGTAATTGAGTTTGTTTATCAGCCAGTAGAAATGGCGTCAACAAGGATGTAGGTTCCGATTGGTTCAGCACCGACCAGTGAGGAAGATCTGATCTCGGAGAAGTCATATATCGAATTTCGGCTTATTTGCAGTAAAATGTTAATTCTCGCATAAATGTGTCCacttaaaaaaagagaaaagtagCTGTTTTCTGAACTGATCAACTTAGTAAGACCATAGAAGACGAGGACGTGCTCCTTGAGCCGTTGTAATGGAAAGACTGTGTAAACTGAAGGTGTTAAAAAGCGTTCTTTCACAGGGACCTGCACCGCCTGAGCCCGCATCCTTCAAAGCTAGTGTCACATTACACTGTTTACTGTCTGCACAGGCGACAGATTTCCTCATACAATGACCCGGATCTTGATGTTTGACATGTTATCATGTCAGGCCTATCCCAGGAAATGAGGCGAGGAAAAACGAAATGTGCCCAAGACTGACGCACAAAAGAGAGAGAATTACAAGCATCATAATGATGGTCGTCCTCCTGTAGGTAAACAATGCaaaatacaaacatataaatgtgtctGATTTAATTTCATAATATATGATTTTATTGTACACAAGACCCACCCCTTCTATCAGCACACGGTCAAAACCATCCTAATACGGTGGGTGAGACTTTTAACTTTGTTATTTGTGATGTTGTAACTTCGTTGTAACTTTGTTAATTGTGATGTTGTAACTTTGTTAATTGTGAAGTTGCAACTTTCTTATTTCTAATTCTGTAACTTCGTTAATTGTGATGTTGTAACTTTCTTATTTGTGACTCTGTAACTTCGTTAATTGTGACGTTGTAACTTCGTTAATTGTGATGTTGTAACTTCGTTATTTGTGATGTTGTAACTTCGTTAATTGTGACCTTGATTGATGGTCCAGTATGCGAGAGcagacacatatacatatacaaaagcaCATGGTCGATTATGTCTATACGGTGTAAGTGTAACTCCGATGAAATTCAACATAAATTAATTTCCTCGTTAGGCAATACAGGGTATATTTCATATAACAAGGCATTTATACACAAACACAAGTTGAGCAAAGTTGTGTTATGTTAAGTTAGCCAGTGGAAccaataatttttgcatataTGGTACAACAATAGACACTTAAGGAACAGCCTAGACATCAgatgaatttgaattttttatcaGTACATTTCTAAATTTCGAGTTTAAACTAAGCTCGAGCCGATGTAAAATCTTAGATGTCTGCTAGATTGTCTCCAGCTCGATCCCGTCGTATGACAGAAACACCAGATAAATgcacaaaaagtaataaatataatacacgaATGTTGAATTGTGTGTGACGGCCGAAGGTTGCAAAACGATAACACAGTCACGTGGGTTGTTTGTCAGGCTGCAAGGAAATCCTAGAAGGCGACCCAGAATTTGGTATTATGTTATGTAGCTAGCCCTATAGCATTAGCCATGAATCAtcatttgtaggcctacagatcGTTGCCTTCATAGAGTGGTGGGGAGAGCCACGTGAAGACGTCTGTTGCGTCTGTAATGATCACTTGACGTGTTCTACGCTGGGAATAGTGGTGCATGTTCCCAGGGCCAGTCAATAAATGATTCCTTTGAactaagacccatttccagCCAAATACCGGATATATCTGAGaacattaaaaatggtatttgtacCAAACCGTGTTCTATCCAACTGAAGGATTGTTTGACACTGAATTCCccaaacaaacatttaactatttccgaatgtggacataccaattgtcttacacGTCCATCATTTGACACTTTtctcactgactggtaaatgttattttgttaattcctacgttaacTTATGTTGTATTGCGTACAACcgtatttacttggtaacatgcaagaagtgtggtcagcagtatgttgggaagaccacccagaaactacatctacgggtgaacgggcaccgtaagtccgtgcgcaagaaacaattgctaataggcaaatatttctctgcctccgaccatgactgggaccatCTCAGCATTCAGATAATAAAATCGATTTATCCATCAGCAGTTGAGACAGATGTCGAATctgaacgtaaaatccgtgacgGTGAGCTattctggatgctagagattggttcagtcttcccgtATGTGTTGAATGATAACCatatgggaatcggcaatgtaacatctagccaaccaaatgactccatcataacaaatttattcaaatagcATAAACGCAGACCCcacagtcatggtaggaggaagttcaacagaaacacgattcacaaacacgttacagttagctatttagtaggattgtcgtgtgacaccaatagcatgcatgctctacgcacagtattatatgcactgccattgaacttgctaaaacaggtagttcaagacgtatccaataacatacacaattttaatgttccacctcacattgtacgtctgtgtcaagacatatcgtattttcaattgtatcgccctgtaactacaactgaaactcaacacgatcgactctttctgaagataaagtatttagacagtgaccttgatttaattaacctaccacgcatctttaatgaacctgatgttcgtagtgctgggcctaattattttaatatccaagagccaccttgcatatcccatgagtatacaaagcctatcgcttccaaaattttcaattattacCATGCCATCAAGGAGTCCGATTTGGcaacgtatacttctggcggctataactgtgattgtgaattcTCAGTTTtcacc of Liolophura sinensis isolate JHLJ2023 chromosome 13, CUHK_Ljap_v2, whole genome shotgun sequence contains these proteins:
- the LOC135480410 gene encoding uncharacterized protein LOC135480410, whose product is MTGTKMAQESDFCKLTYPEGNLPSRGERRRPVLIAAIASLSTALVLGSIVFGVIFYLQQNKAEKPEWISWVRNAGDVDIHESVLINDKEKTILMVSAEAYRIHEENSMALHDFKLGYVALRDFGRGMCLVTKVKIPDFRSVKQMLEDRRGKTLDLQPLKQGEAQLRNMTSSELGPILSKFCDGVPAHWFDVKETAVEKRAVDPGLQGPPRLDELTVACLHMRCELPL